A stretch of the Papaver somniferum cultivar HN1 chromosome 6, ASM357369v1, whole genome shotgun sequence genome encodes the following:
- the LOC113288457 gene encoding equilibrative nucleotide transporter 3-like, with amino-acid sequence MAFADESGRSSQKVMDMTFANGSGGGTMDKPGGHKMAMVICWLLGNGCLLAWNSMLTMQDYYEYLFPDYHPARVISIVYFPFALATTAIFAYHEAKANTRKRILIGFNLFFISSLAIIILDVATSGGGGLGKYIGLCLIVAVVGIAEGYVEGGMFGDLSFMCPEFVQSYLGGMAASGALTSSIRLITKAVFDNTNNGLRKGAMVFLSITTFFMLVCVFLYAMVFAKLPIVKYYRSKAASEGSKTVTADLIAAGTETQQIKLADEEGHKQLERLTTKQLLVQNIDIIMTVILIYALTLSILPGFLAEDTGKHSLGTWYAVLLIAMYNFLDLIGRYIPVIDALRIKSRKVILGATVSRFLLIPCFYFTAKYGTQGWMIFLTSFLGLSNGYLTVCAFTAAPQGYKGPEQNALGNLLALFLLVGITLGVTLDWMWLIGKGW; translated from the exons ATGGCATTTGCTGATGAAAGTGGTAGGAGCTCACAGAAGGTCATGGACATGACATTTGCTAATGGAAGTGGTGGTGGCACTATGGACAAACCAGGG GGACACAAGATGGCAATGGTAATTTGTTGGCTTCTAGGGAATGGCTGTCTTCTTGCTTGGAACAGTATGTTAACGATGCAGGATTACTATGAGTACTTGTTCCCG GATTACCATCCTGCTAGGGTGATCTCAATTGTTTATTTTCCGTTTGCGCTTGCAACAACTGCTATATTTGCATACCATGAGGCCAAAGCGAACACAAGAAAACGAATCCTTATTGGATTTAATCTTTTCTTTATAAGCTCTCTAGCAATTATAATT TTGGATGTAGCCACATCTGGTGGAGGAGGGCTTGGGAAGTACATTGGTCTCTGCCTCATTGTAGCAGTTGTTGGAATTGCAGAGGGGTATGTCGAGGGTGGGATGTTCGGGGATCTCTCCTTCATGTGCCCTGAATTTGTCCAG TCTTATTTAGGGGGTATGGCTGCATCTGGGGCTCTAACCTCGTCTATAAGGTTAATTACAAAGGCAGTGTTTGATAATACCAACAATGGTCTTCGCAAGGGGGCAA TGGTGTTCCTCTCAATCACCACATTTTTCATGCTGGTGTGTGTATTCCTCTATGCAATGGTCTTCGCTAAACTACCAATTGTCAAGTACTACCGATCAAAGGCAGCTTCGGAAGGATCGAAAACTGTTACAGCTGATCTGATTGCCGCTGGCACAGAAACACAGCAAATCAAACTA GCTGACGAGGAAGGGCATAAACAACTGGAGCGCCTGACCACCAAACAGTTGCTAGTTCAAAACATTGACATTATAATGACTGTAATTCTAATATATGCATTGACGTTGTCGATTCTCCCTGGGTTCTTAGCAGAAGACACAGGGAAACACAGCTTGGGTACCTG GTATGCGGTTCTTCTTATTGCTATGTACAATTTCTTAGATTTGATTGGGAGATACATTCCAGTCATAGACGCTTTAAGGATAAAATCAAGAAAGGTCATCTTGGGTGCAACCGTGTCTCGTTTCTTGCTCATCCCATGTTTCTATTTTACGGCCAAGTATGGAACCCAGGGCTGGATGATCTTTCTGACATCTTTCCTAGGCTTAAGTAATGGATATCTCACAGTCTGTGCCTTTACAGCGGCTCCCCAAGGTTACAAG GGTCCAGAGCAAAATGCATTAGGGAATTTGCTTGCGCTGTTTCTTCTTGTAGGTATTACTCTCGGAGTAACACTCGATTGGATGTGGCTCATTGGCAAAGGCTGGTGA